CACGCGTTTTTGTATGGGAGCTGCATGGCGAAATGTTAAGGACAATAAGGATTTTGACAATGTTTTACAAATGGTGAAAGGTGTTGCCGAACTGGATCTGGAAGTGTGTTGCACTTTGGGGATGTTGAGTGAAGATCAGGCACATAAATTAAAGGAAGCGGGTTTATATGCATATAATCACAACCTCGACAGTGGTGAGGAATTTTACGAACAAATAATTACCACCAGAAAATACGACGACCGCTTAGAAACGATAAATAATGTTCAAAAAGCAAATATTTCAGTTTGCAGCGGAGGAATTATTGGATTGGGAGAAACGGATCACGACAGAATCGATATGCTTTTCACGCTCAGCAATTTAAAAACACATCCGGAATCTGTTCCGGTAAATGCCTTGGTTGCGGTGAAAGGAACACCTTTGGAAAACATGAAAAGAGTAAGTGTTTGGGAAATGGTGCGTATGATAGCAACTGCAAGAATTTTAATGCCTAAAGCAATGGTGCGATTAAGTGCAGGAAGAAATGAAATGAGTATAGAAGAACAGGCATTGTGTTTTATGGCAGGAGCAAATTCTATTTTTGCAGGAGATAAATTATTGACAACCCCGAATCCTGAAGTTAATGAAGATAAAAAAATGTTTGAATTACTCGGATTAAAACCCAGAGAAGCATACAAGGGAATTGAAGTGAGTGTATCATGACTTTATCAGAACGATTAAACGAAGAACTGGAAGCACGAAAATTATCCGATGCTTTTCGTTCCTTAAAACTCGTTCAAGGAAAAGTGGATTTCAGTTCTAATGATTATTTGGGTTTTGCGCGAGATTCTGATTTGCATAAATTAATCTTATCTGAAATAAATAATCTCCGGAAATTTGGTTCCACCGGCTCTAGGTTACTCACCGGAAATCATTCACTTACAGAACAATTGGAAAGGGAAATTGCGTTATTTCATGATGCGGAATCAGCACTTTTTTTTAATTCAGGGTATGAGGCGAATTCGGGTTTAATTTCTACTATCACCAAAAGAAATGATACCATTATTTTTGATGAATTGTGTCATGCATCACTGCGTGAAGGAATAAGATTATCCAATGCTAATTCCTGGTCTTTTAAACACAACGATCTTACCGACCTCGAATTAAAATTGCAAAAAGCGGAAGGCGAAAAATTTATTGTTGTGGAATCTGTGTATTCTATGGATGGAGATATTTGCCCCTTGAAAGAAATTGTTTTATTTGCTGAAAAATACAAAGCAAATTTAATTTTGGATGAAGCACATGCAACAGGGGTAATAGGCAGTAAGGGAGAGGGCTTGGCACAACATTTACATTTGCACAAAAAAATATTTGTTAGGGTTCACACCTGCGGAAAAGGGATTGGTAATAATGGTGCTTTTATTTTTGGTTCGGCAATATTACGCGATTATCTCATTAATTTTTGTCGTCCATTTATTTATACCACTGCTCCAAATTTGATGCAGGTTATTGCTGTGCGTGAAGCATATCGAAAATTGGAAAAATCACAGGATTTATTGAGTCAATTACAAGAAAATTGTTCTTATTTCAAAAATCAGATAAAAAAACATCCTCAAATAAAACTTTTGCCATCTGACTCTGCAATTTTTAGTGTGTTGATTCCCGGAAATGCGGAGGTAAAACTGGCTTCTGTTTATTTGAGCAATGCGAATCAGGATGTGCGACCAATTTTATCACCAACAGTTAAGGCAGGAGAGGAGCGATTGAGAATTTGTATGCATAGTTTTAATACTAAATTGGAAATTGAAAGATTGATCAAATTACTTGATCAGATAACAGAAGTGATCAACCGGGAAGAAATGGAATAGTTAGTGTGTTAACGACCCAATTTATGAATTGCATGGAGGGTTTAAAATATAGTTAATGCAACTATTGACCTGGATTGATAATCTTAGAAGTATAATATGCGCCCCATACTATTAATGCTCCCTCTATTTATTTGCTTTTCCTGCAAACCTGACGATAAAATTGCAGAGATAAAAGTGCCTTGTTCAGAACTTTATGAAGATATTTATACGGATACCATATTCGGCACCGTTTTCCTGGATTGTAATGAAACTCCCGCGGAAGGATATTTAATTATTGCACAGGAAGAAAGAGTAAGGAACTGGAATTCTTACTTTGAAACGGATTCGATTTTTACAGATGAAAACGGCAATTTTATGTATGTATGGAATACATTTTGTCAAGATAGGGAATTCGGATTCGAAAATTTTCTGGAGTTCTATGTAAAAAAAGATCCTGGAATTATTGGTGATAATTTCAATACCATTAATATATCTTTTCCAACCAATACGAACCAAAATTTTACTTATGTAATAAATGATACTGTAAACTTAAAAATTCAGTTTCATTTTAATCAGGCATTAACTGCTTCTGATACCTTATGGTACTCAAGAAGGATGAGTTTTGAAAATAACTTTATAGTTGGTCCTCTTGTTGATACTGTTGTTACACTCGCTGCATATTCGGCAAACGAAAATATATTTACTGATAATATGTCGTCTCAGTTTTTGAATTGGGCGATAGGATATGAAGATTTTACTTACTGGAATTCTATTTTTCAACCCGGAACCCATCAAGTGGAATACTTTCATCAAACTTGTGCCGACGAAGATTTATGCAGCATTGTTGTTCAATAATTATTTGATGAATTAACATATCTTTAGGCCAATAATTATATTCTCCATCATGTTATTGGATTCGATCGTAGATTTAGTTGCAACACCTGCTCAGTCAAAAAATGAAACGGAGATTCGGAAACTTATCCGGTTAAAGTTGAATTTGACGGGTGATTTTTATTTTAAACTTTTAAAGCGATCTATAGATGCAAGATCAAAAAATATAAAAATTAACTTACGGGTGCAGGTCTCCTCTGAGCCTCTTCCCGAGACTAATTTTTTCATCCCTCAATATGCTTCAGTAGAAAAAAAAAGACCGGTAGCCATAATTGGTTCCGGACCTGCAGGTTTATTTGCAGCACTTACATTATTGGAACGAGGAATTAAACCCGTAATTTTTGAACGGGGGAAAAATGTACGCGATCGAAGACGAGATCTTGCAGCAATTAATAAAGAGGGAATCGTAAATCCGGAAAGTAATTATTGTTTTGGGGAAGGAGGAGCAGGAACCTACAGCGACGGAAAATTATATACCCGTAGCGATAAACGCGGTAATATTAAAAGTATTCTTGAAACCTTTGTGCGTTTTGGTGCGGATAAAGATATTTTGGTGGATGCGCATCCGCATATTGGGACAAATAAATTACCCGATATCATTCAGAAAATGCGGGAGGTGATTTTAGATTCCGGTGGGGAAATTCATTTTAATGCTAAGGTGACTGATATTGAAATTCAGTTTGATGCTGTAACATCTCTGCAAATAAATAATACAGATACTTTTAAATGTGATCAGATCATTCTTGCAACCGGTCATTCGGCAAGAGATATTTTTGAATTATTACATAAACGAAAAATATTAATTGAAGCCAAACCATTTGCCCTAGGTGTCCGCATAGAACATCCACAACAGATAATCGATAAAATGCAATACCATTGCGACTCCCGTGGTGAATATTTACCTCCTGCATCTTACAGCATTGTAAAAAATTTTAATGGGAGAGGAGTGTACTCCTTTTGTATGTGTCCCGGTGGAATTATTGCTCCATGTGCAACGAATAACAATGAAGTAGTCACCAACGGATGGAGTCCAAGCAAAAGAAATAATCCATTCGCAAATTCAGGATTTGTTGTGAGCATCGAATTAAGCGACCTCAAAGAATTTCAAAAATATGGTCCCCTTGCAGGCAT
The genomic region above belongs to Bacteroidota bacterium and contains:
- a CDS encoding FAD-dependent monooxygenase, translated to MLLDSIVDLVATPAQSKNETEIRKLIRLKLNLTGDFYFKLLKRSIDARSKNIKINLRVQVSSEPLPETNFFIPQYASVEKKRPVAIIGSGPAGLFAALTLLERGIKPVIFERGKNVRDRRRDLAAINKEGIVNPESNYCFGEGGAGTYSDGKLYTRSDKRGNIKSILETFVRFGADKDILVDAHPHIGTNKLPDIIQKMREVILDSGGEIHFNAKVTDIEIQFDAVTSLQINNTDTFKCDQIILATGHSARDIFELLHKRKILIEAKPFALGVRIEHPQQIIDKMQYHCDSRGEYLPPASYSIVKNFNGRGVYSFCMCPGGIIAPCATNNNEVVTNGWSPSKRNNPFANSGFVVSIELSDLKEFQKYGPLAGMYFQKQIEEKCFIAGGKDQGAPAQRMIDFVNNKLSSSLPDCSYQPGIISTSLDTVLPEFIINALRNAFLQTKDLRSGYFTNEAVLVAPESRTSSPIKIPRDENTLQHIQIKGLFPCGEGAGYAGGIISAAIDGIRVGESVNR
- a CDS encoding pyridoxal phosphate-dependent aminotransferase family protein, with product MTLSERLNEELEARKLSDAFRSLKLVQGKVDFSSNDYLGFARDSDLHKLILSEINNLRKFGSTGSRLLTGNHSLTEQLEREIALFHDAESALFFNSGYEANSGLISTITKRNDTIIFDELCHASLREGIRLSNANSWSFKHNDLTDLELKLQKAEGEKFIVVESVYSMDGDICPLKEIVLFAEKYKANLILDEAHATGVIGSKGEGLAQHLHLHKKIFVRVHTCGKGIGNNGAFIFGSAILRDYLINFCRPFIYTTAPNLMQVIAVREAYRKLEKSQDLLSQLQENCSYFKNQIKKHPQIKLLPSDSAIFSVLIPGNAEVKLASVYLSNANQDVRPILSPTVKAGEERLRICMHSFNTKLEIERLIKLLDQITEVINREEME
- the bioB gene encoding biotin synthase BioB gives rise to the protein MIRNNWTKEEIGEIYNLPVLELIYNASVVHREFHSTGEVQVCTLLSVKTGGCPEDCAYCPQAARYSTDVEAHKLLEFDEVITKALIAKENGSTRFCMGAAWRNVKDNKDFDNVLQMVKGVAELDLEVCCTLGMLSEDQAHKLKEAGLYAYNHNLDSGEEFYEQIITTRKYDDRLETINNVQKANISVCSGGIIGLGETDHDRIDMLFTLSNLKTHPESVPVNALVAVKGTPLENMKRVSVWEMVRMIATARILMPKAMVRLSAGRNEMSIEEQALCFMAGANSIFAGDKLLTTPNPEVNEDKKMFELLGLKPREAYKGIEVSVS